One window of bacterium genomic DNA carries:
- the thiC gene encoding phosphomethylpyrimidine synthase ThiC, with protein MSLAPSPQFREELQTLNEEATRPFPNSRKVYTLGSRPDLRVPMREIALAAPNPPVQVYDTTGPYLDPQTRIDLSQGLPRLRDAWLKERGDGGPRPGRNVSQMHYARRGIVTPEMEFVAIREGLKPEFVRDEIARGRAIIPANIRHPELEPMAIGRNFLVKINSNIGNSAVTSSIQEEVEKLLWSIRWGADTAMDLSTGKKIHETREWIIRNSPVPIGTVPIYQALEKVGGKAEELSWEIFRDTLIEQAEQGVDYFTIHAGVRLAYVPLTAKRVTGIVSRGGSIMAKWCLAHHRENFLYSHFEEICEIMKMYDVSFSLGDGLRPGSIADANDAAQFGELETLGELTKIAWKHEVQTMIEGPGHVPMHLIRENMDKQLELCDEAPFYTLGPLTTDVAPGYDHITSAIGAAMIGWFGTAMLCYVTPKEHLGLPDRDDVKAGIIAYKIAAHAADLAKGHPGARVRDDALSKARFEFRWEDQFNLSLDPDTARSYHDATLGHESAKLAHFCSMCGPHFCSMQITQEVRDYAASQGIGDAGEALEAGLKEKSAEFQKRGGRVY; from the coding sequence ATGTCACTAGCCCCCTCCCCCCAATTTCGCGAAGAGCTCCAAACCTTGAACGAAGAGGCCACCCGGCCCTTCCCCAACTCGCGCAAGGTTTACACTCTCGGCTCACGGCCGGACCTTCGGGTGCCAATGCGCGAGATCGCGCTGGCCGCACCGAATCCGCCGGTCCAGGTTTACGACACCACCGGGCCTTATCTTGATCCCCAGACCCGGATCGATCTCAGCCAGGGCTTGCCGCGACTCCGGGATGCCTGGCTCAAGGAACGCGGCGACGGCGGACCGCGGCCGGGGCGCAACGTCAGCCAAATGCACTACGCCCGCCGCGGCATCGTCACGCCGGAGATGGAGTTCGTGGCCATCCGCGAGGGCTTGAAGCCCGAGTTCGTCCGCGATGAAATCGCCCGGGGCCGGGCCATCATCCCGGCCAACATCCGGCATCCCGAGCTCGAGCCAATGGCCATCGGGCGGAACTTCTTGGTGAAGATCAACTCCAACATCGGCAACTCGGCCGTCACCTCCTCGATCCAGGAGGAAGTGGAAAAGCTGCTCTGGTCGATCCGCTGGGGCGCCGACACGGCGATGGACTTGTCGACCGGCAAGAAAATCCACGAGACCCGGGAATGGATCATCCGCAACAGCCCGGTGCCGATCGGCACCGTTCCGATCTACCAAGCCTTGGAGAAAGTCGGCGGCAAGGCCGAGGAATTGAGCTGGGAAATTTTCCGCGACACCCTGATCGAGCAGGCCGAGCAAGGCGTCGACTACTTCACGATCCACGCCGGCGTCCGCCTGGCCTACGTCCCGCTCACCGCCAAGCGGGTGACCGGCATCGTCTCCCGCGGCGGCTCGATCATGGCCAAGTGGTGTTTAGCCCATCACCGCGAGAACTTCCTCTACAGCCACTTCGAGGAAATCTGCGAGATCATGAAGATGTACGACGTGAGCTTCTCGCTCGGCGACGGCCTCCGGCCCGGCTCGATCGCCGACGCCAACGACGCCGCCCAATTCGGCGAGCTTGAGACCTTGGGCGAGCTGACCAAGATCGCCTGGAAGCACGAAGTCCAAACGATGATCGAGGGCCCCGGCCACGTCCCGATGCACTTGATCAGGGAGAACATGGACAAACAGCTCGAGCTCTGCGACGAGGCGCCCTTCTACACCTTGGGACCGCTGACCACCGACGTCGCGCCGGGCTACGACCACATCACCTCGGCAATCGGCGCCGCGATGATCGGCTGGTTCGGCACCGCCATGCTCTGCTACGTCACGCCCAAGGAGCATCTCGGTCTGCCCGACCGCGACGACGTCAAGGCCGGCATCATCGCTTACAAGATCGCGGCCCACGCCGCCGACTTGGCCAAGGGCCATCCCGGCGCCCGGGTCCGCGACGACGCGCTCTCCAAGGCCCGCTTCGAATTCCGTTGGGAGGATCAGTTCAATCTCTCGCTCGATCCCGACACCGCCCGCTCTTACCACGACGCGACTCTCGGCCATGAGTCGGCCAAGCTCGCCCACTTCTGCTCGATGTGCGGGCCCCACTTCTGCTCGATGCAGATCACCCAGGAAGTGCGGGACTACGCCGCGAGCCAGGGCATCGGCGACGCCGGTGAAGCCTTGGAGGCGGGGTTGAAAGAAAAGTCGGCCGAGTTCCAAAAACGTGGCGGCCGGGTCTACTAG
- the thiS gene encoding sulfur carrier protein ThiS, with the protein MIQIRLNGEPHSLSEQTSLADLLRQLEVNPQKVAVAKNLEVVLRSELPHTRMEEGDEIEIFQAVGGG; encoded by the coding sequence ATGATCCAGATTCGACTCAACGGCGAGCCCCATTCCCTGTCCGAGCAAACCAGCCTCGCCGACCTGCTACGCCAGCTTGAGGTCAACCCCCAAAAGGTCGCGGTCGCCAAGAACCTCGAGGTGGTGCTCCGTTCGGAGCTGCCCCACACCCGGATGGAAGAAGGCGATGAAATCGAGATATTTCAAGCTGTTGGAGGAGGATAA
- the purD gene encoding phosphoribosylamine--glycine ligase, with protein sequence MKILVIGSGGREHALVQAAKKSPKVTEVLAAPGNPGIAQDARCVAVAAADVPGLVELAKKEKIDLALVGPEVPLTQGVVDAFQAAGLKAFGPKKDAAVLEASKVFTKDFLKKYKIPTARYQVFTEAEAAKKFLRDNAATRWVLKADGLAAGKGVLIPLNLEEALDGVERILVQKEFGDYQLLIEEFLDGEELSYMVLCDGVQGLALASSQDHKRLNDGDQGPNTGGMGAYSPAPVMDEALSKEILRTIIAPTLAGMREEGRPFTGVLYAGLMICRGKPYVLEYNVRFGDPEAEVLLPRLDSDWIELFEAALEGRLAEAKPRWKPGSAVCVVLAASGYPANPRKGDEIRGLDQAGAEAAVFHAGTARQDGRWTTNGGRVLTVTALGENLAAAVKQAYAAVSKISFSGMHYRKDIAARGLKRG encoded by the coding sequence ATGAAAATTCTCGTCATCGGATCGGGTGGCCGCGAGCATGCCCTGGTCCAAGCCGCCAAGAAATCCCCCAAGGTCACCGAGGTCCTGGCCGCACCGGGCAATCCCGGCATCGCCCAGGATGCCCGTTGCGTGGCGGTGGCCGCCGCCGACGTCCCCGGCCTCGTCGAGCTGGCCAAGAAGGAAAAAATCGACTTGGCGCTGGTCGGACCGGAAGTTCCCCTCACCCAGGGCGTGGTCGATGCCTTCCAAGCCGCCGGACTCAAGGCCTTCGGTCCCAAGAAAGACGCCGCCGTCCTCGAGGCCAGCAAGGTCTTCACCAAGGATTTTTTGAAAAAATACAAAATTCCCACCGCCCGCTACCAGGTCTTCACCGAGGCCGAGGCCGCGAAGAAATTCCTTCGCGACAATGCCGCGACCCGCTGGGTCCTCAAGGCCGACGGCTTGGCCGCGGGCAAGGGTGTCCTGATTCCGCTCAACTTGGAAGAAGCCTTGGACGGCGTCGAGCGCATCTTGGTGCAGAAGGAGTTCGGCGATTACCAACTCCTGATCGAGGAGTTTCTCGACGGCGAAGAGCTCTCCTACATGGTGCTCTGCGACGGCGTCCAAGGCCTGGCCCTGGCTTCCTCCCAAGACCACAAGCGTCTGAACGACGGCGATCAAGGTCCCAACACCGGCGGGATGGGCGCCTACTCGCCGGCGCCGGTGATGGACGAGGCCTTGTCGAAAGAGATCCTGCGTACGATCATCGCTCCGACCTTGGCCGGGATGCGCGAGGAGGGGAGGCCCTTCACCGGCGTGCTCTATGCCGGGCTGATGATCTGTCGCGGCAAGCCCTATGTTTTGGAATACAACGTCCGTTTCGGCGATCCCGAGGCCGAAGTGCTCTTGCCGCGGCTGGACAGCGATTGGATCGAGCTCTTCGAGGCCGCGCTCGAGGGCCGGCTGGCCGAGGCCAAGCCGCGCTGGAAGCCGGGCAGCGCGGTCTGCGTCGTCCTCGCCGCTTCGGGTTATCCGGCGAATCCGCGCAAGGGCGACGAGATCCGCGGCTTGGACCAAGCCGGCGCCGAGGCCGCGGTCTTCCACGCCGGCACCGCCCGGCAGGACGGCCGCTGGACGACCAATGGCGGCCGGGTCCTCACCGTTACCGCCCTGGGCGAAAACTTGGCGGCGGCGGTGAAGCAGGCCTATGCCGCGGTTTCGAAGATCTCCTTTTCCGGCATGCATTACCGCAAGGACATCGCGGCTCGAGGCTTGAAGCGGGGCTAG
- the alr gene encoding alanine racemase — MNSPGLSNPFRPTVARIDLKALRENFALAKELVGPKTLLLGVVKADAYGHGAVPVARTLESAGAVALGVATPEEGIELREAGLVSPILIFGGPFEASGEELRRHRLTPVLYEIEQVRRLEAGSQGELPVHLKIDTGMTRLGVLPAELPKMLEALAAAPQLKLEGVLTHLAQADATSQGPTAEQFARFAAAAAELKRARPEAKIYHVALSAAILEGKGPEYDWARPGLMLYGANPHPRLEAGRRLKPVMSFETRIVSLKTVPAGTAVSYGGTWTAARTSRIAILPVGYADGYLRHLSNRGQVLVNGRRAPVAGRVCMDFTMIDVTDLPEAKLGDRVTLWGPELRAEEVAEWAGTISYELFCAVGPRVPRVYEG, encoded by the coding sequence ATGAATAGCCCAGGCCTTTCAAACCCTTTCCGGCCCACGGTGGCGCGCATCGACCTGAAGGCGCTGCGCGAAAATTTCGCCTTGGCCAAGGAATTGGTCGGTCCCAAGACCCTGCTTCTCGGCGTGGTGAAAGCCGACGCTTATGGCCACGGCGCGGTGCCGGTGGCCCGGACCTTGGAATCGGCGGGCGCGGTGGCCTTGGGCGTCGCCACGCCCGAGGAGGGCATCGAGCTGCGCGAGGCCGGTCTCGTCTCGCCGATCCTCATTTTCGGCGGCCCCTTCGAGGCTTCGGGCGAGGAGCTGCGCCGCCACCGCTTGACGCCGGTGCTCTACGAGATCGAGCAAGTTCGCCGCCTCGAAGCCGGCAGCCAAGGCGAGCTGCCGGTCCACCTCAAGATCGATACCGGGATGACCCGGCTCGGCGTGTTGCCGGCCGAGCTGCCGAAGATGCTGGAAGCCTTGGCGGCCGCACCCCAATTGAAATTGGAAGGCGTGCTGACCCATTTGGCCCAGGCCGATGCGACCTCCCAAGGTCCCACCGCCGAGCAATTCGCCCGCTTCGCCGCCGCGGCGGCGGAGCTCAAGCGGGCGCGACCCGAAGCGAAAATTTACCATGTCGCCTTGAGCGCCGCGATCTTGGAGGGGAAGGGGCCGGAATACGATTGGGCCCGGCCCGGCCTCATGCTCTACGGCGCCAATCCCCATCCGCGGCTGGAAGCCGGCCGGCGCCTGAAACCGGTGATGAGCTTCGAAACCCGGATCGTCAGCTTGAAGACCGTTCCGGCCGGCACCGCGGTCAGCTACGGCGGCACTTGGACCGCGGCCCGGACCAGCCGGATTGCGATCCTGCCGGTGGGCTATGCCGACGGCTATCTCCGGCACCTCAGCAATCGCGGCCAAGTCTTAGTGAACGGCCGGCGGGCGCCGGTGGCCGGCCGGGTCTGCATGGATTTCACGATGATCGACGTGACCGACCTGCCCGAAGCCAAGCTCGGGGATCGGGTCACGCTCTGGGGCCCGGAGCTGCGGGCCGAAGAGGTCGCCGAATGGGCCGGGACGATCTCCTATGAACTGTTCTGCGCGGTCGGGCCCCGGGTGCCCCGCGTCTATGAAGGGTGA
- a CDS encoding MlaD family protein: MKRRFSTEARVGVFVILAIAILAYITIDVSQLGFTRGTYKIYTFMDNAEGVAVKTPVQVAGIPVGRVSNVELTPDSRAKVEIELKKDVKLGDDVEAEVRTRGVLGDTYIEIFPGREGALAIPEGGTVQRVKTPADYQQLVRDLSSLTVDLKEITTALKDYTVSEKSYTAEILKNMQTLTGQMAKFSVNNNANLEAIVANMRALTDDLRRLSSSSSEDIDVALNRINEITGKVNDGQGSIGKLLNDPTTVEKTNEILENISGLTDGVRRIQTELMYHMEYLGETGDVKNYVGLKFQTRPDKFFLFEVVHDPNPSPSEKTQITTVTTSGGISSVVTTETQDFNKIRFSAQLGKQFQDFIVRGGLIESTGGFGIDYNKGPVGLQFSAFDFSADRPHLKFLTQLNLTRSLFFVAGVDDFISKEHDPDWFFGAGVRFTDEDIKSLLGTASLAR, translated from the coding sequence ATGAAGCGCAGGTTTTCGACAGAGGCTAGGGTCGGCGTCTTCGTGATTCTCGCGATCGCGATCCTGGCCTACATCACGATCGACGTCAGCCAGCTCGGCTTCACCCGCGGAACGTACAAGATTTACACCTTCATGGACAATGCCGAGGGCGTGGCCGTCAAGACGCCGGTCCAAGTGGCGGGCATCCCGGTGGGGCGGGTCAGCAACGTCGAGCTGACTCCCGATTCCCGGGCCAAGGTCGAGATCGAGCTCAAGAAGGACGTCAAGCTCGGCGACGACGTCGAAGCCGAAGTCCGAACCCGCGGCGTGCTCGGCGACACTTACATCGAGATTTTCCCGGGCCGGGAGGGCGCCTTGGCCATCCCCGAGGGCGGCACCGTCCAGCGGGTCAAGACGCCGGCCGATTACCAGCAATTGGTTCGCGATCTTTCTTCCCTGACGGTGGATCTCAAGGAAATCACCACCGCCCTGAAGGATTACACCGTCTCCGAAAAGTCCTACACCGCGGAGATCCTCAAGAACATGCAGACCCTGACCGGCCAAATGGCCAAGTTCAGCGTCAACAACAACGCCAACCTCGAAGCGATCGTCGCCAACATGCGGGCCTTGACCGACGACCTGCGCCGGCTGTCGTCCTCTTCCTCGGAGGACATCGACGTCGCGCTGAACCGGATCAACGAGATCACCGGCAAGGTCAACGACGGCCAGGGCAGCATCGGCAAATTGCTCAACGACCCGACCACCGTCGAGAAGACCAACGAGATCTTGGAGAACATCTCCGGCTTGACCGACGGCGTCCGCCGGATCCAGACCGAGCTCATGTACCATATGGAGTACTTGGGCGAGACCGGCGACGTGAAGAACTACGTCGGCCTCAAGTTCCAGACTCGGCCCGACAAATTCTTCCTCTTCGAGGTCGTGCACGATCCCAACCCCTCGCCCTCGGAGAAGACCCAGATCACCACCGTCACCACCTCCGGCGGGATCAGCAGCGTGGTCACCACCGAAACCCAGGATTTCAACAAAATTCGGTTCTCGGCCCAGCTCGGCAAGCAATTCCAGGACTTCATCGTCCGCGGCGGCTTGATCGAGTCGACCGGCGGCTTCGGCATCGATTACAACAAGGGGCCGGTGGGGCTGCAATTCTCGGCCTTCGATTTCAGCGCCGACCGGCCGCATCTCAAGTTCCTGACCCAGCTCAACTTGACCCGCTCGCTCTTCTTCGTGGCCGGCGTCGACGACTTCATCTCGAAGGAGCACGATCCCGACTGGTTTTTCGGCGCCGGCGTGCGCTTCACCGACGAGGACATCAAGAGCTTGCTGGGGACGGCCAGTTTAGCTAGGTGA
- a CDS encoding thiazole synthase: MNSKLEIAGKAFGSRLILGTGKYPSHEIMRAAHAASGTGMVTVAIRRLDLNAPRGESLLDFIDRSKIALLPNTAACFTAEDAIKTARLARQALETDWIKLEVIGDEKTLFPDVAATLKAAEVLVKEGFVVLPYVMDDPVACLRLQELGCPAVMPLAAPIGSGLGIRNPHNLRIILEQAKVPVIVDAGVGAASDAAMAMELGCAAILMNTAIAGAKDPVKMAKAMKAGVEAGRLSFEAGRIPKKLYASASSPIEGTIF, encoded by the coding sequence ATGAATTCAAAACTTGAAATTGCCGGCAAGGCTTTCGGCTCGCGGCTGATCCTGGGGACCGGCAAATATCCCTCGCACGAAATCATGCGGGCCGCCCATGCAGCTTCGGGGACCGGGATGGTGACGGTGGCGATCCGGCGCCTCGACTTGAACGCGCCGCGCGGCGAATCGCTGCTCGACTTCATCGACCGGAGCAAGATCGCCCTGCTCCCCAACACCGCCGCCTGCTTCACGGCCGAGGACGCGATCAAGACCGCCCGCCTCGCCCGCCAAGCCCTGGAGACCGACTGGATCAAGCTCGAGGTGATCGGCGACGAGAAAACCCTTTTCCCCGACGTCGCCGCCACCCTGAAGGCCGCCGAAGTCCTGGTGAAGGAAGGCTTCGTCGTCCTGCCCTACGTCATGGACGACCCAGTGGCCTGCCTTCGGCTCCAGGAGCTGGGCTGCCCGGCGGTGATGCCCTTGGCGGCGCCGATCGGCTCGGGCTTGGGGATTCGCAATCCTCATAACTTGCGGATCATCCTGGAGCAGGCCAAAGTCCCGGTGATCGTCGACGCCGGTGTCGGCGCGGCCAGCGATGCCGCGATGGCGATGGAGCTGGGTTGCGCCGCCATCTTGATGAACACCGCCATCGCCGGCGCCAAGGATCCGGTGAAGATGGCGAAGGCCATGAAAGCCGGCGTCGAAGCCGGGCGCCTCTCTTTCGAAGCCGGTCGGATTCCGAAGAAGCTCTATGCGAGCGCGTCGAGCCCGATCGAAGGAACGATTTTTTAA
- a CDS encoding ABC transporter ATP-binding protein codes for MAKAEKSAVIQLQDLHKSFGPQKVLNGLNLDIPRGQITVIIGRSGEGKSVLLKTMIGLVQPDEGQVKIEGQEFFDLSGPGQNELRKKFGMLFQNAALFDSMNVLDNVAFPLREHTELDEEEIRAKVEEKLCRVGLKDIGHKMPSELSGGMRKRVGLARALMLDPEIILYDEPTTGLDPILTDSIDNLIMETQKGFGLTSVVVSHDIASTMKMADKVAMLHEGRILEEGPPKVFQESKDPWIQSFLQGKADKDFIG; via the coding sequence ATGGCGAAGGCCGAAAAATCGGCGGTGATCCAGCTTCAGGACCTGCACAAGTCCTTCGGGCCTCAGAAGGTCTTGAACGGGCTCAACCTCGACATTCCGCGCGGCCAAATCACCGTCATCATCGGCCGCTCCGGCGAGGGCAAGAGCGTCCTGCTCAAGACCATGATCGGGCTGGTCCAGCCCGACGAGGGCCAAGTCAAGATCGAGGGTCAGGAATTTTTCGACCTTTCCGGTCCCGGCCAAAACGAGCTCCGCAAGAAATTCGGCATGCTCTTCCAAAACGCGGCGCTCTTCGACTCGATGAACGTGCTGGACAACGTCGCCTTCCCCCTTCGCGAGCACACCGAATTGGACGAGGAGGAAATTCGGGCCAAGGTCGAGGAAAAGCTCTGCCGGGTCGGCCTCAAGGACATCGGCCACAAGATGCCGAGCGAGCTCTCCGGCGGCATGCGCAAGCGGGTCGGATTGGCTCGGGCCCTGATGCTCGACCCCGAGATCATCCTGTACGATGAGCCGACCACCGGTTTGGACCCTATCTTGACGGATTCCATTGACAATTTGATCATGGAAACCCAGAAAGGATTTGGCCTGACGTCGGTGGTGGTCAGCCACGACATCGCCTCCACGATGAAGATGGCGGACAAGGTCGCGATGCTCCACGAGGGCCGGATCTTGGAGGAGGGGCCGCCGAAAGTGTTTCAAGAATCGAAGGATCCCTGGATCCAGAGCTTTCTGCAAGGCAAGGCCGATAAGGACTTTATTGGATGA
- a CDS encoding ABC transporter permease gives MIQALRDFFEKNPDLNRVLVQFGRPFTKSIQGLGRFVYFSIDAVRWTFIGPFHVRVLIREMQKIGVNSTLIIALVGLFAGMVFALQTGSAFRLFNAESLVGSTVGIALSRELAPVFTALMIVARAGSAMAAEIGTMGVTEQIDALRSMAVHPVNYLVVPRVIATTVMVPLLVGVFNALGLLGSYLVSIYLLQIPEGPYLYRYQLLVEPDDFYQGLIKGVVFGFVISLIACYKGYHTKNGAEGVGRSTTEAVVAGSVTVLVANYFLATWLLQLFPD, from the coding sequence TTGATTCAAGCGCTGCGAGACTTCTTCGAGAAGAACCCCGATTTGAACCGGGTACTGGTTCAGTTCGGGCGGCCCTTCACCAAATCGATTCAAGGCCTGGGGCGCTTCGTCTATTTTTCGATCGACGCCGTGCGCTGGACTTTCATCGGGCCCTTCCACGTCCGGGTGCTCATTCGAGAGATGCAGAAGATCGGCGTCAACTCGACCCTGATCATCGCCTTGGTCGGTCTCTTTGCCGGCATGGTCTTCGCCCTCCAGACCGGCTCGGCCTTCCGCCTCTTCAACGCCGAAAGCCTGGTCGGCTCGACCGTCGGCATCGCCCTTTCGCGGGAGCTGGCGCCGGTTTTCACTGCCCTGATGATCGTTGCCCGGGCCGGGAGTGCCATGGCCGCCGAGATCGGGACGATGGGGGTGACCGAGCAGATCGACGCCCTCCGCAGCATGGCGGTTCACCCGGTCAACTATTTGGTGGTGCCGCGAGTGATCGCGACCACCGTGATGGTGCCGCTCTTGGTCGGGGTCTTCAACGCCCTCGGCCTGCTCGGCTCCTACTTGGTCTCGATTTATCTCCTCCAGATCCCCGAGGGTCCTTACTTGTACCGTTACCAATTGCTGGTCGAGCCCGACGATTTCTACCAGGGCCTGATCAAGGGCGTGGTCTTCGGCTTCGTGATCAGCCTGATCGCCTGTTACAAGGGCTACCACACCAAAAACGGCGCCGAAGGAGTGGGGCGGAGCACGACCGAAGCGGTGGTGGCCGGCTCGGTGACGGTTTTGGTCGCCAACTATTTCTTGGCGACTTGGCTGCTACAACTATTTCCCGACTAG
- the purH gene encoding bifunctional phosphoribosylaminoimidazolecarboxamide formyltransferase/IMP cyclohydrolase, whose amino-acid sequence MAKIQRALLSVSDKTGIVELARYLADRGVEILSTGGTEKLLRESGLKVIPIGDYTGFPEMMDGRVKTLHPKIHGGILNIRKNPEHQKAMAGQGIKPIDLVVVNLYPFAQTVAKPGVRFEEAIENIDIGGPSMLRAAAKNFEDVTVLVDSADYGKLKLELENNGMETSRELRFELATKVFSACAAYDGAISNFLTSLQAPAEPIEREKFGGMLNLQYRKIFDLRYGENPHQRAAYYSEGWRDEPCVGNARQLHGKELSFNNIMDLDGALETVKEFELAACCIVKHSNPCGVATSSGDVAEAFLKAKACDEVSAFGGIIAFNRGLTKAAAEEIGKTFFEAVIAPDYEPEALEILQQKKNLRLLKTLPIRRYEIGGFDLRKVVGGLLVQDRDTAMLPAAEAKVVTKRQPTAAELKALDFAWKVAKHVKSNAIVFCHEDRTVGIGAGQMSRVDSVKIAALKAATPLKGTVVGSDAFFPFRDGLDEAARHGVTAVIQPGGSVRDEEVIAAADEHGMAMLFTDMRHFRH is encoded by the coding sequence ATGGCAAAAATTCAGCGGGCGCTGCTCAGCGTCTCCGACAAAACCGGCATCGTCGAACTGGCCCGTTATTTGGCCGATCGCGGCGTCGAGATACTTTCCACCGGCGGCACCGAGAAGCTGCTCCGGGAAAGCGGCCTCAAGGTCATCCCGATCGGCGACTACACCGGCTTTCCCGAGATGATGGACGGCCGAGTCAAGACCCTTCATCCCAAGATCCACGGCGGCATCCTCAATATCCGCAAAAACCCCGAGCACCAAAAGGCCATGGCTGGCCAGGGCATCAAGCCCATCGACCTGGTGGTGGTGAACCTCTATCCCTTCGCCCAGACCGTGGCCAAGCCCGGCGTCCGCTTCGAGGAGGCGATTGAGAACATCGACATCGGCGGCCCCAGCATGCTCCGGGCGGCGGCCAAGAACTTCGAGGACGTGACGGTGCTGGTCGACTCAGCCGACTATGGCAAGCTCAAGCTGGAGCTGGAGAACAATGGCATGGAGACGAGCCGCGAGCTGCGCTTCGAGCTGGCGACCAAGGTCTTCAGCGCCTGCGCGGCCTACGACGGGGCGATCAGCAATTTCCTCACCTCGCTCCAGGCACCGGCGGAGCCGATCGAGCGCGAGAAGTTCGGCGGCATGCTCAACCTCCAGTACCGCAAGATCTTCGACCTGCGCTATGGCGAAAACCCCCACCAGCGGGCGGCCTACTACTCCGAGGGCTGGCGCGACGAGCCCTGCGTCGGCAACGCCCGCCAACTGCACGGCAAGGAGCTCTCCTTCAACAACATCATGGATTTGGACGGGGCGCTGGAGACGGTGAAGGAGTTCGAGCTGGCGGCCTGTTGCATCGTCAAGCATTCCAACCCCTGCGGGGTGGCGACCAGCTCGGGCGACGTGGCCGAAGCCTTCCTCAAGGCCAAGGCCTGCGACGAGGTCAGCGCCTTCGGCGGGATCATCGCCTTCAACCGCGGCCTCACCAAGGCCGCGGCCGAGGAGATCGGCAAGACCTTCTTCGAGGCGGTCATCGCCCCCGATTACGAGCCCGAGGCCTTGGAGATTCTCCAGCAGAAGAAAAACCTACGCCTGCTCAAGACCCTGCCGATCCGGCGTTACGAGATCGGCGGCTTCGACTTGCGGAAGGTGGTCGGCGGATTGTTGGTCCAGGACCGCGACACCGCGATGCTGCCGGCGGCTGAAGCCAAAGTCGTCACGAAGCGCCAACCGACCGCGGCCGAGCTGAAGGCCCTCGACTTCGCCTGGAAGGTGGCCAAGCACGTCAAGAGCAATGCCATCGTCTTCTGTCACGAAGACCGGACCGTCGGCATCGGCGCCGGCCAGATGAGCCGGGTCGATTCGGTCAAGATCGCGGCGCTCAAGGCCGCGACGCCGCTCAAGGGCACGGTCGTCGGCTCCGACGCCTTCTTTCCTTTCCGCGACGGCCTCGACGAGGCCGCCCGCCACGGCGTGACCGCGGTGATCCAGCCCGGCGGCTCGGTCCGGGACGAGGAAGTCATCGCCGCCGCCGACGAGCACGGCATGGCGATGCTCTTCACCGACATGCGGCATTTCCGGCATTGA
- a CDS encoding MBL fold metallo-hydrolase, whose product MKITSIGHGTCLLEIGDQVFLTDPCFSERLLFFFPRRRKAGLSPMELPPLSAILVSHAHYDHLDVFSYKFFKTEVPIIVPEGLGGFVARFLPNPVVEIPAGGKHLHRGVEIHAQPVKHHGCRWMPWRWRAAAAFVLKSPQESVYFCGDSGYGEQFRKTGEKFSLDAALLPIGGSQPRWLTRHSKLSPDEALEAFRDLKAKKMVPIDWGVFDFFGEGIDTAEKRMAELIREKKLEDRVQILQPGKSWIPPFEKGGPGGI is encoded by the coding sequence ATGAAAATCACCAGCATCGGCCACGGAACCTGCCTCCTCGAGATCGGCGACCAAGTCTTTTTGACCGATCCCTGCTTTTCGGAGCGGCTCCTCTTTTTCTTCCCCCGGCGCCGCAAGGCCGGCCTCTCGCCGATGGAATTGCCCCCGCTTTCGGCCATCCTGGTCAGCCACGCTCACTACGACCACCTCGACGTCTTCAGCTACAAGTTCTTCAAGACCGAGGTCCCGATTATCGTCCCCGAAGGGCTCGGCGGCTTCGTGGCTCGATTTCTGCCCAATCCGGTGGTTGAAATCCCCGCCGGCGGCAAACACCTCCACCGGGGAGTCGAGATCCACGCTCAGCCGGTCAAGCACCACGGCTGTCGCTGGATGCCCTGGCGTTGGCGGGCCGCGGCGGCTTTCGTGCTGAAATCTCCGCAAGAATCGGTTTATTTCTGCGGCGACAGCGGCTACGGCGAACAATTCCGCAAGACCGGCGAAAAATTCTCGCTCGATGCCGCCCTCCTCCCCATCGGCGGCTCCCAGCCGCGGTGGCTGACCCGTCACTCCAAGCTGAGCCCCGATGAAGCCTTGGAGGCCTTCCGCGATCTTAAGGCCAAGAAGATGGTCCCGATCGATTGGGGAGTCTTCGACTTCTTCGGCGAGGGCATCGACACGGCCGAGAAGCGAATGGCGGAGTTGATCCGGGAGAAGAAACTCGAGGACCGGGTGCAGATCCTGCAGCCGGGGAAGTCATGGATTCCCCCCTTTGAAAAAGGGGGGCCAGGGGGGATTTAA